In the Pseudomonas sp. DTU_2021_1001937_2_SI_NGA_ILE_001 genome, one interval contains:
- a CDS encoding ABC transporter permease, translated as MSRAERRPASLYHRTVVWLLFLILLLPLAGTFLYSIATSWSATILPSGLTFKWYLALWSDARFLNAFAQSLLVCVGALLLSVVLILPLLFVVHYHFPRLDGLMNILILLPFAVPPVVSSVGLLQLYGSGSMAMVGTPWILIGCYFTIALPFMYRAITNNLQAINLIDLMDAARLLGASTWQAAFMVVLPNLRKGLMVAVLLSFSFLFGEFVFANLLVGTRYETLQVYLNNMRNSSGHFNSALVISYFLFVLVLTWVANRLNKDKD; from the coding sequence ATGTCGCGCGCTGAACGACGCCCCGCCAGCCTCTACCACCGCACGGTGGTCTGGCTGCTGTTCCTGATCCTGCTGCTGCCGCTGGCCGGCACCTTCCTGTACTCGATCGCCACCAGCTGGTCGGCGACCATCCTGCCCAGCGGCCTGACCTTCAAGTGGTACCTGGCGCTGTGGAGCGACGCGCGCTTTCTCAACGCCTTCGCCCAGTCGCTGCTGGTCTGCGTCGGTGCGCTGCTGCTTTCGGTGGTACTGATCCTGCCGCTGCTGTTCGTGGTGCATTACCACTTCCCGCGGCTCGACGGGTTGATGAACATCCTCATCCTGCTGCCCTTCGCGGTGCCGCCGGTGGTGTCCTCGGTGGGCCTGCTGCAGCTCTATGGTTCAGGCAGCATGGCCATGGTCGGCACGCCGTGGATCCTGATCGGCTGCTACTTCACCATCGCCCTGCCCTTCATGTACCGCGCCATCACCAACAACCTGCAGGCGATCAATCTGATCGACCTGATGGACGCCGCGCGCCTGCTCGGCGCCAGCACCTGGCAGGCGGCCTTCATGGTGGTGCTGCCCAACCTGCGCAAGGGCCTGATGGTCGCCGTGCTGCTGTCGTTCTCCTTCCTGTTCGGCGAGTTCGTGTTCGCCAACCTGCTGGTCGGCACCCGCTACGAGACCCTGCAGGTGTACCTGAACAACATGCGCAACAGCAGCGGCCACTTCAACAGTGCCCTGGTGATTTCCTACTTCCTCTTCGTGCTGGTACTGACCTGGGTCGCCAACCGACTGAACAAGGACAAGGACTGA
- a CDS encoding ABC transporter permease — protein MKQFSRGQWLALTCLLPFALFFIVFQIAPLAWVAIHSLQSDNGWGLENFSKAFNSRFYRQAMQFSLEISFWSSLFGIVIAVIGTWSLRQVDSRLRDFVTAFANMTSNFSGVPLAFAFIILLGFNGALTLILKQSGIIGDFNLYSKTGLIIVYTYFQIPLGVLLLYPAFDALRQDWSESAALLGAGPWQFWWHIGLPVLTPALLGTFVILLANALGAYATVYALTVGNFNVLPIRIAAMVSGDITLDPNMASALAMILVGLMTLVTLVHQWLLKRSYHVAR, from the coding sequence TTGAAGCAGTTCTCCCGCGGGCAATGGCTGGCACTGACATGCCTGTTACCGTTCGCCCTGTTCTTCATCGTATTCCAGATCGCCCCGCTGGCCTGGGTGGCGATCCACAGCCTGCAGTCCGACAACGGTTGGGGCCTGGAGAATTTCAGCAAGGCCTTCAACTCGCGCTTCTATCGCCAGGCCATGCAGTTCAGCCTGGAAATCAGCTTCTGGTCGAGCCTGTTCGGCATCGTCATCGCGGTGATCGGCACCTGGTCGCTGCGCCAGGTCGACTCGCGGCTGCGTGACTTCGTCACCGCCTTCGCCAACATGACCAGCAACTTCTCCGGCGTACCGCTGGCCTTCGCCTTCATTATCCTGCTTGGCTTCAACGGCGCGCTGACGCTGATTCTCAAGCAGAGCGGGATCATCGGTGACTTCAACCTGTACTCCAAGACCGGGCTGATCATCGTCTACACCTATTTCCAGATTCCCCTGGGCGTGCTGCTGCTCTACCCGGCCTTCGACGCCCTGCGCCAGGACTGGTCCGAATCTGCCGCGCTGCTCGGCGCCGGACCCTGGCAGTTCTGGTGGCACATCGGTCTGCCGGTGCTGACCCCGGCGCTGCTGGGCACCTTCGTGATCCTGCTGGCCAACGCCCTCGGTGCCTACGCCACGGTGTACGCCCTGACCGTCGGCAACTTCAACGTGCTGCCGATCCGCATCGCCGCCATGGTCTCCGGCGATATCACCCTGGACCCGAACATGGCCAGCGCCCTGGCGATGATTCTCGTCGGCCTGATGACCCTGGTCACCCTGGTACACCAGTGGCTGCTGAAGAGGAGCTACCATGTCGCGCGCTGA